In Etheostoma cragini isolate CJK2018 chromosome 9, CSU_Ecrag_1.0, whole genome shotgun sequence, the following are encoded in one genomic region:
- the slc1a6 gene encoding excitatory amino acid transporter 4 isoform X2 — MSEKPPNSASLFLNEDVDKPPLPERGDLRRRLRRAMERRASSMKEKMSSISRDSIKGFLKRNLFVLFTVAAVALGVILGFALRPHNLSLREIKYFAFPGELLMRMLQMLVLPLIVSSLVTGISSLDSKASGKMGMRAVVYYMVTTLIAVFIGIVIVMIIRPGKGSRDSPVANSGNIEPVQAADAFLDLIRNMFPPNLVEACFKQYKTVYKKTVHTRNVKVAVNLTDSLNVTESNLGVNLSRVLHTIQETVEETVPVSGSSSGVNALGLVVFSMCFGLVIGNMKQQGQALRDFFDCLNEAIMRLVSIIIWYAPVGILFLIAGKIVEMKNLAEVGGQLGMYTVSVIVGLLIHGLVVLPLLYFLVTRRNPYSFIGGLLQALITALGTSSSSATLPITFRCLEENNRVDKRVTRFILPVGATINMDGTALYEAVAAIFIAQVNDMDLNFGQILTISITATAASIGAAGIPQAGLVTMVIVLTSVGLPTEDITLIIAVDWFLDRLRTTTNVLGDSLGAGIVEHLSRGELQSQDAEVRNSVIEENEKPYQLICQENDTLNHHNNETTM, encoded by the exons ATGAGCGAGAAGCCCCCCAACAGTGCTAGTCTTTTCCTAAACGAGGACGTGGACAAACCCCCCCTTCCAGAGAGAGGAGACTTGAGGAGACGCCTTCGCAGGGCCATGGAGAGGAGAGCCAGCAGCATGAAGGAGAAGATGAGCTCCATCAGTCGGGACAGCATCAAAGGCTTCCTTAAGAGGAACTTGTTTGTTCTGTTCACTGTCGCCGCTGTTGCTCTAG GTGTAATCCTGGGCTTTGCCTTGCGCCCCCACAACCTGTCCCTGAGGGAGATCAAGTACTTTGCCTTTCCAGGAGAGCTACTAATGAGAATGCTACAGATGCTGGTGCTGCCTCTCATCGTCTCCAGTCTGGTCACAG GTATTTCCTCCTTGGACAGCAAAGCGTCAGGTAAGATGGGTATGCGTGCAGTGGTCTACTACATGGTGACCACACTGATTGCCGTGTTCATTGGTATTGTCATCGTGATGATCATCCGGCCGGGGAAAGGCAGCAGGGACAGTCCTGTGGCCAACAGTGGAAACATAGAGCCGGTTCAGGCTGCTGATGCTTTCTTGGATCTCATCAG gaACATGTTTCCCCCCAATCTGGTAGAGGCTTGTTTCAAGCAG TATAAAACTGTGTACAAGAAGACTGTGCACACAAGGAACGTAAAAGTGGCCGTGAACCTCACTGACTCTCTAAACGTGACAGAGTCTAACCTGGGCGTAAACCTCAGCAGGGTGCTGCACACCATACAG GAGACGGTGGAGGAGACTGTCCCTGTGTCCGGGTCCTCCAGTGGAGTGAACGCTCTGGGTTTAGTGGTTTTCTCCATGTGCTTTGGTCTGGTCATTGGCAACATGAAGCAGCAGGGCCAGGCCCTCAGGGACTTCTTTGACTGCCTGAATGAAGCGATAATGAGGCTCGTGTCCATCATCATCTG GTATGCTCCTGTCGGAATACTGTTCCTGATTGCGGGAAAGATCGTGGAGATGAAGAATCTGGCAGAGGTGGGCGGCCAGCTGGGGATGTACACTGTGTCGGTCATTGTGGGTCTCCTCATCCATGGCCTCGTTGTCCTGCCATTGCTCTACTTCCTAGTGACCAGGAGGAATCCCTACAGCTTCATTGGTGGCCTGCTGCAGGCGCTCATCACTGCTCTGGGAACTTCATCTAG CTCTGCCACCCTGCCCATCACTTTCCGCTGTCTGGAGGAGAACAACCGCGTGGATAAACGAGTGACACGTTTTATCCTCCCTGTGGGTGCCACCATTAACATGGATGGCACCGCCCTCTACGAGGCTGTGGCAGCCATCTTTATTGCCCAAGTCAATGACATGGACCTAAACTTTGGGCAGATTCTTACCATCAG TATCACAGCAACGGCTGCCAGCATAGGAGCAGCAGGCATCCCTCAGGCTGGCCTGGTTACCATGGTGATCGTATTGACATCGGTGGGACTGCCCACAGAGGACATAACACTGATCATTGCTGTGGATTGGTTCTT GGACCGCTTGCGGACCACCACCAACGTGCTGGGTGACTCGCTCGGGGCTGGCATCGTGGAGCACCTTTCCCGTGGAGAGCTGCAGAGTCAAGATGCTGAGGTGCGCAACTCTGTTATCGAGGAGAATGAGAAGCCCTACCAGCTTATCTGTCAGGAAAACGATACACTCAACCACCACAACAACGAGACCACAATGTGA
- the tax1bp3 gene encoding tax1-binding protein 3 — MSFVPGQPLTAVVQRIQIQKLRQGENLILGFSIGGGIDQDPGQNPFSDDKTDKGIYVTRITPGGPADAAGLRMGDKLMQVNGWDMTMVTHDQARKRLTKKNEDVVRLLVTRKSLEEAVKQSMGSFPRQ, encoded by the exons ATGTCTTTCGTCCCGGGACAGCCGTTGACTGCTGTTGTG CAACGAATTCAGATCCAGAAATTGCGGCAAGGAGAAAATCTCATCCTGGGATTCAGCATCGGAGGAGGGATAGACCAGGACCCTGGACAGAACCCCTTCTCTGATGACAAGACAGACAAA GGCATCTATGTGACCAGGATAACACCCGGAGGACCAGCGGACGCGGCAGGCTTGAGGATGGGCGACAAACTAATGCAG GTGAACGGCTGGGATATGACCATGGTGACCCACGACCAGGCTCGTAAAAGACTAACAAAGAAGAACGAGGACGTGGTGCGGCTACTGGTAACCAGGAAGTCGTTGGAGGAGGCTGTCAAACAATCTATGGGCAGTTTCCCCAGGCAATAA
- the slc1a6 gene encoding excitatory amino acid transporter 4 isoform X1, producing MSVSHETCLLDQVLELIMSEKPPNSASLFLNEDVDKPPLPERGDLRRRLRRAMERRASSMKEKMSSISRDSIKGFLKRNLFVLFTVAAVALGVILGFALRPHNLSLREIKYFAFPGELLMRMLQMLVLPLIVSSLVTGISSLDSKASGKMGMRAVVYYMVTTLIAVFIGIVIVMIIRPGKGSRDSPVANSGNIEPVQAADAFLDLIRNMFPPNLVEACFKQYKTVYKKTVHTRNVKVAVNLTDSLNVTESNLGVNLSRVLHTIQETVEETVPVSGSSSGVNALGLVVFSMCFGLVIGNMKQQGQALRDFFDCLNEAIMRLVSIIIWYAPVGILFLIAGKIVEMKNLAEVGGQLGMYTVSVIVGLLIHGLVVLPLLYFLVTRRNPYSFIGGLLQALITALGTSSSSATLPITFRCLEENNRVDKRVTRFILPVGATINMDGTALYEAVAAIFIAQVNDMDLNFGQILTISITATAASIGAAGIPQAGLVTMVIVLTSVGLPTEDITLIIAVDWFLDRLRTTTNVLGDSLGAGIVEHLSRGELQSQDAEVRNSVIEENEKPYQLICQENDTLNHHNNETTM from the exons ATGAGTG TTTCCCACGAGACCTGCCTCCTGGACCAGGTGCTGGAACTGATTATGAGCGAGAAGCCCCCCAACAGTGCTAGTCTTTTCCTAAACGAGGACGTGGACAAACCCCCCCTTCCAGAGAGAGGAGACTTGAGGAGACGCCTTCGCAGGGCCATGGAGAGGAGAGCCAGCAGCATGAAGGAGAAGATGAGCTCCATCAGTCGGGACAGCATCAAAGGCTTCCTTAAGAGGAACTTGTTTGTTCTGTTCACTGTCGCCGCTGTTGCTCTAG GTGTAATCCTGGGCTTTGCCTTGCGCCCCCACAACCTGTCCCTGAGGGAGATCAAGTACTTTGCCTTTCCAGGAGAGCTACTAATGAGAATGCTACAGATGCTGGTGCTGCCTCTCATCGTCTCCAGTCTGGTCACAG GTATTTCCTCCTTGGACAGCAAAGCGTCAGGTAAGATGGGTATGCGTGCAGTGGTCTACTACATGGTGACCACACTGATTGCCGTGTTCATTGGTATTGTCATCGTGATGATCATCCGGCCGGGGAAAGGCAGCAGGGACAGTCCTGTGGCCAACAGTGGAAACATAGAGCCGGTTCAGGCTGCTGATGCTTTCTTGGATCTCATCAG gaACATGTTTCCCCCCAATCTGGTAGAGGCTTGTTTCAAGCAG TATAAAACTGTGTACAAGAAGACTGTGCACACAAGGAACGTAAAAGTGGCCGTGAACCTCACTGACTCTCTAAACGTGACAGAGTCTAACCTGGGCGTAAACCTCAGCAGGGTGCTGCACACCATACAG GAGACGGTGGAGGAGACTGTCCCTGTGTCCGGGTCCTCCAGTGGAGTGAACGCTCTGGGTTTAGTGGTTTTCTCCATGTGCTTTGGTCTGGTCATTGGCAACATGAAGCAGCAGGGCCAGGCCCTCAGGGACTTCTTTGACTGCCTGAATGAAGCGATAATGAGGCTCGTGTCCATCATCATCTG GTATGCTCCTGTCGGAATACTGTTCCTGATTGCGGGAAAGATCGTGGAGATGAAGAATCTGGCAGAGGTGGGCGGCCAGCTGGGGATGTACACTGTGTCGGTCATTGTGGGTCTCCTCATCCATGGCCTCGTTGTCCTGCCATTGCTCTACTTCCTAGTGACCAGGAGGAATCCCTACAGCTTCATTGGTGGCCTGCTGCAGGCGCTCATCACTGCTCTGGGAACTTCATCTAG CTCTGCCACCCTGCCCATCACTTTCCGCTGTCTGGAGGAGAACAACCGCGTGGATAAACGAGTGACACGTTTTATCCTCCCTGTGGGTGCCACCATTAACATGGATGGCACCGCCCTCTACGAGGCTGTGGCAGCCATCTTTATTGCCCAAGTCAATGACATGGACCTAAACTTTGGGCAGATTCTTACCATCAG TATCACAGCAACGGCTGCCAGCATAGGAGCAGCAGGCATCCCTCAGGCTGGCCTGGTTACCATGGTGATCGTATTGACATCGGTGGGACTGCCCACAGAGGACATAACACTGATCATTGCTGTGGATTGGTTCTT GGACCGCTTGCGGACCACCACCAACGTGCTGGGTGACTCGCTCGGGGCTGGCATCGTGGAGCACCTTTCCCGTGGAGAGCTGCAGAGTCAAGATGCTGAGGTGCGCAACTCTGTTATCGAGGAGAATGAGAAGCCCTACCAGCTTATCTGTCAGGAAAACGATACACTCAACCACCACAACAACGAGACCACAATGTGA